The genomic window TTAAAGTATACTCCCTTTTACTTGCATAGGTATTATTAAAGATCaacctaatttatttattttaggatTACCGATGAACCTAATTTTGAAATTACCGAATTCCAAGTATTGCCTTACATTCCTTGAAATgtcataatttaaattttaagcgTAATTGAAGTTGTTGGAAGCTGAGTGCTAATTTATTTTCAACCAACTCTGTCTTGTAGGAATGCACTTCTATCATAAACTTGCCCATAACGATGAATTAGACTGTGTAACTATGCACTTTATCAACCTATGAAATAAATGCATGAAAAAATTACAGAAGTTAGACTAACAAAGGAGGTTGTGAATGGACTTAATTTGTGTTTGTCTAACTCCATGTGCTTTGGAATTTAGGAATTAAATGACATGGTTCTCCAAAATCCAAATAATCCTTTTGGCATCAGACCAATCCTGCATTGAAGTTCAAACATGAAAAATGCTGAATTTCTTTTGGAGACTACCTAATGTTGGATTTCCTCTTATAACTCGAAGTGAAAGAAACACATACACGTCTGAAATGATGGAAGCAATGAGCTGCATTGTTGGATGATTACATCCAAATTATCTTAGAGCAGCAATGAAGTATTTGCTTTTGGAAACGCGGGAAACAAGTCGAGCAAAGGTGTAAATAGATTAAAATTGTCATCGTACCACTACCATGAatgttaatttaataataaaacttATGTAGCCATCTGATGTCTTGCTGTTTGAAGGTTCtaaattttttacaatttgTTATTATGAGCTGGTATGTATTATCAAtgagaaatgttttttttttgacagacaCATACACCGTATATTTTCCAACCTTTAAATTGTTTTTCCTCTCCTTGCCTTTGGGTGTTTGTTCTCACTACTCAGAACTGATGTCCACACTCAATAGATTATTGTGTCTGAGATGTAGGTTTAGAAATAGTGTGTCCAAATAACGCAATTGATTATCAATATTGATTTTACAATAGAGTAAAGTTAGAAATCCTTGTGCCTGACCAAGTCAATCGCTGTTGAAGTTATTGGAACGTTTTATGTCGAAGTACTCTGCAGTCCGCACTTTGACTATGCAGAGTCAACATGAAATTTGTATCATCAAAACTTTGTTTGTATGGTTACTGTTGATAGGATGCGATGCTGTGAGCAgcagaaataaaataaagaccTGTTTTTTAAAGgcgacaatttttatttttatttttttcattggaTATTTGTGTTTCTTTCACTCTTTATGGTCTAATATATGAGACTTTTTGCTTGAAAGGTCCTTCAGTTGGTTTCCACTCATGTAAACATACTtgttattaattttcttttttgcacATTGTTAAAAAGAGTTGTTGAAAACATTGTTCAGGAACAATGTTGGTGACTTGAACCCTCATTTAGAATAGTTTGTGCTTACCTACAAAGTCATCACACAAAATGGATGAGAAATGCAAGCAGCAGGGCCTAACCTCTTTCTCTTGGTAGTTgcattttatatattagtaattcACTTCACAAACAACTTACTGGAAACAGTTTGATGATTTTGCAACTATTTAAGCAATTCTACTTCTAAGGAGCCAATGTGCACTTTAAGCTTTCAAATGTATTAGCATAAGAGGAAGAAACTAGAGAGACACAATATGAAGagattcaatatttttaattcattaacttTGGTTCTCACATTTCTTGCATTTGTGCTGAAAATTTCGAGCCAAATCCAGCCACCGGAAATTCATCTACCACCACCATCTCTTCGCCCGCTTTGTGCACCTCAACTAGCACTGGTAAGCTACGCATGTGGAATGATACCTTTCACTCCACGAACACCGCCTTCTGCAATCCTATCTTCACCCTCTCCTCCACCCCCTAACAACAACGAGGGACACCAGAGTCACCACCACGGGCACGACCACAAACATAGACACGAAAATACCAAAGAAGAAGATAATTGTTGCAGGTGGGCTAAAGAAATGGACAACCGATGTGTGTGTGAGATTTTACTTAGGTTGCCTCCTTTCCTCACAAGACCTTTGCATCAATACACAGTCGTCATTGGAGAATCTTGTAATGTCACTTACTCGTGTGGTGGACCAATATGATGGGCAAAATTACAAAGGGTGATGCTACCTAAGTGGAAAAGAATCTGATGTTGTGTTTGGTATTATGGGTTGAAGTTATGGTTATCTTTTATGATTCCTAGCCTTGTTATTTAGCTAGCTGTTGTTCAATGTTTGACTTGATTTTcaattgttgttttgtttggtcAGAGGTTGGAAAAACAAAGTGAGCTGTAGCACTcacacacataaaaaaaaaattgatagttgTATGTTTAAGTTGTAGCATGGTGgaagtatatttatttatttatttatataaaaaactatatttactcagtgaaattcatatttaatatgGAGCATATGGACATAACAAGAACTACAATGTCATTTTAGGCTTTTCTTAACAAAGTCTAAATATCACTATACTATCAAATTTCGTAGCAAAACATGTGAAAGCTAATGTGGAGTTTTAATTAGAAAATACTACGTCCGTTTATTGGGTTTGGCGGAATACACACGAACACGATGTTGGTGAATGGTGTAGTTTATTACAGTAAACGGAGAAGATATTAGCAACGCACATCATCGTTAAACCACAAAGATATTAGCTAAATTCTATTAGTTGGTTATTTATCTTCATCTTTTTATATGCAACTTTTTCAGCTTGGTACATCACCATTAGTGTATTACTATTGAAATATTGCAAAAAAGCTCATTcttacttaacaaaataaacTCTCTTTTTGTAGGGACTAGGGAGGTTGTGGCATTTGTTACTTCACTTTTTTTCCTTCATGTGAACAAATCAGTATAAAGAAGTTGTTATAATATAAGTATATTTGTAAACAATAACAACACAAACAATATGACCCTTCGTAATAGTGAAAAGGAAAGAATAAAAATAGTGTCCTTAACTCCTTATAGTAGTATCTCTTTTCCTATACATGAGTGGCACACCATATATCGAGTGCGCTTTAAAACAAAGGTAGTAGCTATTTATGGTATTGGTCTATTGGATACATCATCATTATTTAGAAAGCTTTATAAGGGACATATATGCGGAGACATGATCGATGCTAGtgcttataaaaatttataccAACCATGAATTGGTCTGATTGTTAAGAATTTTGATCCCCTTATACATGTGAATGAGGGGTTTGATTCATAACTCatgcgtatgaaaaaaattcagttgaGAGGGGAAAATCCACCTTGTATGTTCTACAGATTTCCTAACAGAGGTTAATTATCGTTAACGACGGTGAAAACTTCATACCAAAACCAggcagaaaaaaaaatgtacatttaGTTATCAAATCATAGTAAATTCTAATTAGATAACTCCGAAAAAAAAACTCTGTTTCTATTCTAAAATTTCTACATTGAATGGGGGATCCCATCCCAGATGATACATTTTTTGTATGCAAAAATGAAACaactgtttttatttattttctctcaaaaCTGTCCTTATTACCCCCTCAAGCAAAAATGGAAcaattattttatcattattattatacataATTTCTTTGCTCAACAAAATTTTCATCATCTTCTAATTAACATGTTGCAGCAGCCATAAGATCACTCTGAGAAATTGGCACTCTAAGATTTGAAGAAGAATTCACAACATTAGAAGAATTTCTTGAGTTATATAAATATTGTGCCACAATCATAGCACTAGGTTCTGCAACAATCTTCTTCCATGTTTCATCAGCTTCATTTCCATGTTTCTTAAAAACAGGTGTAGCATCTAACCTATGAATATTCCATCTCTTAACATTCTTAAGCCAATGAATTTTTGCAAGTTGTTTCCTAGCTAATTTCCATGTATTCATCTTCATTTCACTCAAAGCTTTTTCAACCAACATTTTCTTTGTTTCGTCATCCACAAAACTTTCCTTTCGAAAATACTCATCGAATTCGGGAACACCAATGGCTTTTCGTATCCCTTTTGAGTAATCTCTGTTCGGATTATAAAAGGGTCGCAACTCATTAACCATTCCAGTGTTAAACATTTGATCAACGCGTTGATCTATGTACGAACGAAGAGTTGGTAATGAAACATCGACCCAAAGACAACAAAAATTGAACCTCGATCGGAAATTATAGTCGTCATCATCAACTAAGGCTTCAAGGTAGGAATTCGAGCCGCCAACAATGATCGGAAGATGTTCGCGGCTCGTGATTGAATCAATGGCCGAAGTTGATATTTCACGAAAATCGTTGGATGTGAACTCTATGTTGGGGTTATGTGTTGCTAGTAAATGGTGTGGTATTCctttttgttcttcttttgaaattttgtttgttACTATGTCAAGACCTTCATAGATTTGAATTTTGTCTGAATTGATTATTTCTGATGGAAAATAATTTGCTAAGTCAATTGAAAGCTTTGACTTTCCTGTCCCGGTTGCTCCCATGACCAAAACTACATTTTCCTTTTGAATTTGTCTCATGTTGAGTTTTTGGCCACTATATGGAACATTGCTTATTAAAGGTTGTCTAATTAGTCTACACATAGACATTGAGATGGTCATGATGATGTTGACGGCGACGATGATCAAAAACCAATttaaagaaagagaaaagaaaactcGGGGAAGAAAATTTCGGAAACAATTAGTACAAGTTCGACGATGGTagaatttttttgatttaaataacaactaatatactaatatttgCCGATAAAAATATCGATAGAGAGGTGATTTTTATGGTTGGTGTTTTTTGAGGATGGTGATTGATAAGATTCAATAGCTTGTGAGATATGTTAGCTCTTGTTTATTAGGAAAATGTGACTAGGAAGAACTAGCTTTGAGATTTTACCTTTGGAGATGGCACAAATTGATTCTAAGTGAAGGTTGAGCTCAATTGAGTGTAGATATAGCTATTTGCACGTTTTGAAGCTCACACACACAAGAACACAAGTGGTAATTCAAAATATTGAGGACAAGAGAAGGGTGTTCTCAAATATTTATAGTATAGGAAGTCGAAAGAGGTCACTATTTCTCTTTtcctttttataattataattaactaTATATGCTTCtctgtttcttttttaataataaaaaatttatgtgaGTTAGGTCGAACTTATCAGGTCGAACATATTTCAAAAGAGAATACGAATTAAGTACTAATAAATTATCTACTAATGGCAATAAAGTCTTTATACCGACAAAATGAACTCAAATTCAAGAAATATAAATTAACTTCTTACCGATTAAATCAGTTActataataaaaagtttaagTGAGTTAGGTCGACCTTGTCAGGTCAAGCATGTTTCAAGAGAGAATGTGAATTAAAGtactcacaatttttttatactgacaacaaaaattgaatttatgttCAAAAGATATAAATCAACTTCTTATCGACTAGATCAATTTCTATTAGCTACTATGTAATAAATTAAGTAGGATATATGAATTATTGATGATTGTCAACTAGAAAGGAAGGTAGTGGCCATGTAAAATATTCTGCCAATATATTTGTATTAAGTACTTTATGCCATACACAAATGTTGATGGTCCACTGCAAGCTCAAAGAAGCTAGCTAGCTCTTCAATTAATTCAAactcataatttaatttttgtttttgagaaAACAGTGGGCACGGTAGGTTCTATACTTTTAGTGGATTATATGTCAAAAGTGGCAAATTGCATAAAGAATATATAGACCATGATATGGTCTATTCTTATTATTCTCTaatatttgtttctttcttattttgtatatatatgtgtgtttattatattagtttttctctTGGCATTGTCATTCAGTGATTACAAAATAGCTTTTCCACTCACCATGTCTCACAAGATAGGGTATAATattctcttccttttttttttttttggtcaggtagcctagtggcttgaaattccacctttaaagatggataagtggagtgtccagggttcgaaccctggctcctgcatataaaatgctgatgtcccaaccaattgagctaagttcaTGGGGACAATATTCTCTTCctttatataaagaaaaatatttgaatttacaTTGAACTTTCATTTATTGTTTTAGACATCTTTGAATTTCTAatctcatattttaaaattaaagataCGAcacaaaacataataaaataaatttgaacacATTAAAATCCTTATTTAGATGAAAATGTGTTTGCAACAAGgctgtatataatatatatgtactcctaattaattatatttagtGTATGCTAACCGTGGACAAACATGATTGTCAATGATATAAAGAATAggaatttaactttatttttagtcaaattgGTAGCCTAAGGTGACTTATGACGTCATGGTTGACTCAACTAAAAAGTTTAATTCTTGCTGGATGAAACAAACTTTCCTCTCCCGCTTAAATTTCAATATTTGATCATTACCttagtaattttaattttgttatctTGGAGCGAGTAATGggaaattaaagttttttttaggcTCTCTTGTTTTAGATTTAGAAGATTTTTGAGGTATCCTTCGATAGAAATATTTCGGTGGTTGAAATGAACGTTGGGTTGTAGACGGAGGTGGTGGTGGCAAAGCGGGCAAGTCTGCCCCGTTTAGGTTCGGCCCGCTTAAGCCCGCCTAAAAGTGGGATGAAACGAGACGAGACGAGCCAATTTAGGTGGTCGAGTCTAAAGTTACAACCCGTCCCGTTTAATGGCGAACAAATGAGTTGACAAGCTGGCCCgtcaaacaaaaagtttttttttgttttttattttaattttattttgacacttgTGGTGCTACAAAAACATGTATGTAGCTTATGAGACAAAATAATCAATGAAGTATATCATAGTCCATTGATTATATAGTTATAAACATGTATGTAGTCACTCTAATTATCAAGGAAGTATTTGACTATGTGTTTAGGGTAATGAATcagaaaaaaaatgtgaaccacACCGTATGTGGTGTTGATTCAagtaatagaataaaaaaatatgttacaCTGGAAATccggtgaagaagaagaagaacgagtATGAAGactaaaaagacaaaaataagcAAGAACGATAATAAGAGGGTAAAGTGGCAACAAAATAATCATAAATTTGGCACCGGTtgtatgaatgaataaaaaaaaaaaacctaaatttactttaaataagtCTTGTATTTTATTTGGTTGGGTCATCTTATACTATTCCGtactaaaaaaatagattttatatttttatgtaactCACGGGCCAGCCCGGCCCGCCCCATGCTCGTCTCGCTTTTTAAGCGAGTTCGACGGACGGGCCAACTAAAGGAGTCGAGCTTAAAACTTAGGTTTAGCCCGCAAAAAATGACGGGGTAAATGGGCCAACCTGACGGGTTAGACTCGTTTTGCCACCTCGAAGTGGGTGGAGTAGTTTGGGAGGAGAAACAGCTCTCCTACCTTTGCTCTATATTAGATAATTATGTTTTATAGATTAATGTTTCTGATAAATGATTTGGAATTTTGACtctgataattttattttgtatgaaGACTCATTGAGAACAAACTTTTTACAaaggataatttaatttgtcgtgatattttaaattttaactcattATTTTGATTGGAGGTTGTCGGATAGATAAAAATTCTAATCATTGATTTTTGGCAAATT from Trifolium pratense cultivar HEN17-A07 linkage group LG1, ARS_RC_1.1, whole genome shotgun sequence includes these protein-coding regions:
- the LOC123902620 gene encoding uncharacterized protein LOC123902620, translating into MKRFNIFNSLTLVLTFLAFVLKISSQIQPPEIHLPPPSLRPLCAPQLALVSYACGMIPFTPRTPPSAILSSPSPPPPNNNEGHQSHHHGHDHKHRHENTKEEDNCCRWAKEMDNRCVCEILLRLPPFLTRPLHQYTVVIGESCNVTYSCGGPI
- the LOC123922643 gene encoding adenylate isopentenyltransferase 3, chloroplastic-like; translated protein: MTISMSMCRLIRQPLISNVPYSGQKLNMRQIQKENVVLVMGATGTGKSKLSIDLANYFPSEIINSDKIQIYEGLDIVTNKISKEEQKGIPHHLLATHNPNIEFTSNDFREISTSAIDSITSREHLPIIVGGSNSYLEALVDDDDYNFRSRFNFCCLWVDVSLPTLRSYIDQRVDQMFNTGMVNELRPFYNPNRDYSKGIRKAIGVPEFDEYFRKESFVDDETKKMLVEKALSEMKMNTWKLARKQLAKIHWLKNVKRWNIHRLDATPVFKKHGNEADETWKKIVAEPSAMIVAQYLYNSRNSSNVVNSSSNLRVPISQSDLMAAATC